In a genomic window of Thiolapillus brandeum:
- a CDS encoding pilin has protein sequence MKKQQGFTLIELMIVVAIVGILAAIAIPAYKDYTVRAKVSECAATLSACKASVTEFYNSKTHFPANVTSSGCSTNASQWCQNLTVSNAGAMTVVVKAATGVPANCNLVLTAATANNEITGWDGSTTCDEKYVPANFR, from the coding sequence ATGAAAAAACAACAAGGTTTTACCCTTATCGAACTGATGATCGTGGTTGCCATCGTAGGTATCCTGGCCGCCATCGCCATCCCCGCATACAAGGACTACACTGTTCGCGCCAAGGTTTCTGAGTGCGCGGCCACACTGAGTGCCTGTAAAGCATCCGTAACCGAGTTCTACAACTCCAAAACACATTTCCCCGCTAACGTAACCTCTTCCGGCTGCTCCACCAACGCCTCCCAGTGGTGCCAGAACCTGACCGTTTCCAACGCCGGCGCCATGACAGTGGTTGTTAAGGCTGCAACTGGTGTACCTGCAAACTGCAACCTGGTTCTGACCGCAGCTACCGCCAACAATGAAATTACCGGCTGGGACGGTTCTACCACTTGCGACGAAAAGTACGTACCTGCAAACTTCCGTTAA
- a CDS encoding tetratricopeptide repeat protein — translation MLIATAATVFAYWPGLSGPFLFDDSVAIQNNEYLKITDLDLKSLKLAAFSHETGVLYRPVAMSSFALNYYFWGSDSFSFKVVNLIIHLLNGWLIFFLVRTLAGLREGSDSVGNQLLAAAVALVWLVHPINLTSVLYVVQRMTSLSTLFVLLALLAYVLGRMAWRASRHGKASAWFAGAGLSFVLALFSKENAMLLPFYIFLVEWLFLEGLSTHRHGRAHVYGVVLSWLLIPLALGLAFYIYMEMWGGFYVRDFSLMERLLTEFRVLFYYMGLIVFPRPGEYSLFHDDFPLSTGVFAPWTTAVSMVGIGGLVYLALRFRKSHTLASFGILLFLVSHLMESTIIPLELIHEHRNYLGSFGIVLAVLVGIKSLARPWLTPSLRGMLIAVLGVFLVAITHARALSWQDINRLSFSMLNKHPESARVNYQAAMVYLKLSADPMSDVRQRDEFRQLAVERFYHAAQLNPHDAGSLLAIMMIDALNRKAIHKAKMDELLGKQAPKIIPLDVPQGISEMAARRLKDELPSELATDNLLRISVCERQADCKFHDGEVDALFNAFLDNPGLPGNSNRMANLLGELALRAYARKDLAKAQAMIKKAIQINPTMAMFKLNGAVIMATSGDQDQAMAYLKQILSKPQPDAIRIRAEEMLQSLRRGASLVAPPD, via the coding sequence ATGCTGATTGCTACAGCCGCGACTGTTTTTGCCTATTGGCCGGGGCTTTCGGGGCCATTTCTGTTTGATGACAGTGTCGCCATTCAGAACAACGAATATCTGAAAATTACCGATCTTGACTTGAAAAGCCTCAAACTGGCGGCGTTTTCCCATGAGACTGGTGTGCTGTATCGGCCGGTCGCCATGAGCAGTTTTGCCTTGAACTACTATTTTTGGGGTAGTGACAGCTTTTCCTTCAAGGTCGTGAACCTGATCATTCATTTGCTGAATGGATGGCTGATATTTTTCCTGGTGCGTACCCTGGCCGGGTTAAGAGAAGGTTCCGACAGTGTGGGAAACCAACTCCTGGCTGCAGCCGTTGCCCTGGTGTGGCTGGTTCATCCGATCAATCTCACCAGCGTATTATATGTCGTGCAGCGCATGACATCGCTCTCCACCTTGTTCGTGTTGCTGGCTTTGCTGGCTTATGTCTTGGGACGAATGGCCTGGCGGGCTTCCCGGCATGGCAAGGCTTCTGCCTGGTTCGCCGGTGCCGGGTTGAGTTTTGTGTTGGCATTGTTCAGCAAGGAAAATGCCATGCTGCTGCCTTTCTACATCTTTCTTGTGGAATGGCTGTTTCTTGAGGGGCTGTCCACCCATCGGCATGGCCGGGCGCATGTTTACGGGGTGGTGCTGAGCTGGTTGCTGATTCCCCTGGCCCTTGGCCTGGCATTCTATATTTATATGGAAATGTGGGGTGGGTTCTATGTCCGTGACTTCAGCTTGATGGAAAGGCTGCTCACCGAGTTCAGGGTGCTGTTTTATTATATGGGTCTGATTGTCTTTCCCAGGCCGGGAGAATACAGCCTTTTCCACGATGATTTTCCCCTTTCAACGGGCGTGTTTGCTCCCTGGACAACCGCCGTGTCCATGGTTGGAATAGGGGGTCTGGTGTATCTCGCCCTGCGTTTCAGAAAGAGCCATACCCTGGCCAGTTTCGGCATATTGTTGTTTTTGGTTTCCCACCTGATGGAATCCACCATCATTCCCCTGGAGCTGATCCATGAACATCGGAATTACCTGGGGTCATTTGGCATCGTGCTGGCTGTGCTTGTTGGCATAAAGTCCCTTGCCAGGCCCTGGTTGACGCCTTCATTGAGGGGCATGCTGATAGCGGTTCTTGGTGTTTTCCTGGTAGCGATTACCCATGCGAGGGCTTTATCCTGGCAGGATATCAACCGTCTATCCTTTTCCATGCTCAACAAGCATCCGGAATCAGCCCGGGTCAACTACCAGGCTGCCATGGTTTACCTGAAGCTTTCAGCGGATCCCATGAGTGATGTGCGGCAGCGTGACGAATTCCGGCAACTTGCGGTAGAACGCTTTTACCATGCTGCCCAACTGAATCCCCACGATGCGGGATCGCTTTTGGCTATCATGATGATTGATGCGCTGAACAGAAAAGCTATCCACAAAGCCAAAATGGATGAATTGCTGGGCAAACAAGCGCCAAAAATCATACCTTTGGATGTCCCCCAGGGCATTTCAGAAATGGCTGCCAGGCGCTTGAAAGACGAACTGCCCAGTGAACTTGCTACGGACAACCTGCTGCGTATCAGTGTTTGTGAGCGCCAGGCAGATTGCAAGTTCCATGATGGGGAGGTAGATGCATTGTTCAATGCTTTCCTGGACAATCCCGGACTACCAGGGAATTCCAACAGAATGGCGAATCTGTTGGGGGAGCTGGCTTTACGCGCTTATGCCAGGAAAGACCTGGCCAAAGCTCAGGCGATGATAAAGAAGGCGATCCAGATCAATCCCACTATGGCCATGTTCAAATTGAATGGGGCGGTGATCATGGCCACTTCGGGGGACCAGGATCAGGCCATGGCTTACTTGAAGCAGATCCTGTCCAAACCTCAACCCGATGCGATCAGAATCCGGGCTGAAGAGATGCTGCAAAGCCTGCGCAGAGGAGCTTCGTTAGTTGCGCCGCCAGACTGA
- a CDS encoding transposase — protein sequence MARYSQEFKEKIVQKMMPPNAQSIAQIHRDTGVSEPTLYNWRNQYKNAGRAVPADPSNPENWSAEDKLAVVIETACLNEQALSEYCRKKGLYVEQINRWKELALGGYEARGRLSANERRELKQTKKQKRQIEKELKRKEKALAETAALLVLSKKCNAIWGKKRTIDFL from the coding sequence GTGGCAAGATATAGCCAGGAATTCAAAGAGAAGATCGTTCAGAAGATGATGCCGCCCAATGCGCAGAGTATCGCCCAGATTCATCGAGATACCGGAGTCTCTGAACCCACGCTGTATAATTGGCGAAATCAGTATAAAAACGCAGGTAGAGCCGTGCCGGCAGATCCATCCAATCCGGAAAACTGGTCAGCTGAGGACAAGTTGGCCGTTGTTATAGAAACAGCCTGCTTGAATGAGCAGGCATTGTCTGAGTATTGTCGCAAGAAAGGACTTTATGTCGAACAGATCAATCGCTGGAAGGAACTGGCCCTGGGTGGCTATGAGGCGCGAGGGCGTTTGTCAGCCAATGAACGTCGAGAGCTTAAGCAGACGAAAAAACAGAAGCGCCAGATAGAAAAGGAGCTTAAGCGTAAAGAGAAAGCGTTGGCGGAGACAGCAGCACTTTTGGTGCTGTCAAAAAAGTGCAATGCCATCTGGGGGAAAAAGAGGACGATTGATTTCCTCTGA
- a CDS encoding carboxymuconolactone decarboxylase family protein → MRISVLGSQPHLADVFKTFPETVRPLLEYHDLLLRGPSPLSVAERELIAAYVSGLNACDFCFGAHQIIAEAAGVDEVVFQQLLEDVDSAPVDDVLKPILHYVKTLTLSPAKVTDAQAQAIRDAGWDDRAIHDAVAVCALFNLMNRLVEGMGVESSEAVRASQRQRNGKITDTQYRDFGRMLGIE, encoded by the coding sequence ATGCGCATTTCTGTTTTGGGTTCACAGCCTCATCTGGCCGACGTATTCAAGACCTTCCCTGAAACCGTGCGTCCCTTGCTGGAATACCATGACCTGCTGCTACGTGGGCCATCCCCCCTGAGTGTTGCAGAGCGTGAGCTGATTGCAGCCTATGTTTCCGGCCTCAACGCCTGTGATTTTTGTTTTGGTGCCCACCAGATTATTGCAGAGGCAGCCGGGGTGGATGAGGTGGTATTCCAACAACTGTTGGAGGATGTCGATAGTGCCCCCGTAGATGATGTGCTCAAGCCCATTCTCCACTATGTAAAAACCCTGACGCTGTCACCGGCGAAAGTGACCGATGCCCAGGCCCAGGCCATCCGTGATGCGGGTTGGGATGATCGCGCCATTCATGATGCAGTGGCCGTGTGCGCCCTGTTCAACCTCATGAACCGCCTGGTGGAAGGCATGGGTGTGGAAAGCAGTGAAGCGGTACGTGCCAGCCAAAGGCAACGCAATGGAAAGATCACTGATACTCAGTACCGGGATTTTGGAAGGATGCTGGGTATCGAATGA
- a CDS encoding O-linked N-acetylglucosamine transferase, SPINDLY family protein, translating into MVDGQSLITLGNTFEDEGQLDKAEQLYRQALQYPEVLARARVNLGNIASARGDGQKALENYRKAVSADPDYAGGYANLGRLHFLNNQFEAAVSQYRKAAALLHGPAKAEILVSLGNALNYLEQREEARKVLEEALSITPGHPWAHKQLGHILMVLKQLPESMDHLNKALEALPDDADIYTWLGKVLCDQGFVEDSVQHLKAALDITPDHIYLRGMAIFTMNYLPGISGEALYNEHLDYADRFCKPFYPKQPVYANTPEPERRLRVGYVSSDFRTHPVSVFLEPLLEQHDRNRFEIHCFYNNRRIDGITTRLKKLSDRWHEIADRDDEAVASLIKSEGIDILVDLNGLTDGHRLLVFARKPAPIQMTWLGYLGTTGLQTMDYRICDRFTDPPGLTEKFHTEILLRMPDSQWCYRCYEELPPVGPQPMDSNGYPLLGSFNNVAKLNDEVLELWAQILNRLPHAKIAFAGIPEGYARERILKKMGGAGIVPERIGFLHRVSYREYLAAISKVDIALDPFPYNGGTTSVDTLVMGVPLVSLEGGHSIARGGCSLLSNLGLQELLAANKDEYIEKACRLVGSPDYLRELRRTLRERVEASPLMDSIRFTMALEENYRRCWVSWCNK; encoded by the coding sequence ATGGTGGACGGACAATCGCTGATCACCCTGGGAAACACCTTTGAGGATGAGGGGCAGCTGGATAAGGCAGAGCAATTGTATCGGCAGGCTTTGCAGTATCCGGAGGTTCTGGCAAGGGCCCGGGTGAATCTGGGAAATATTGCTTCAGCCCGTGGTGACGGGCAGAAGGCATTGGAAAACTACAGGAAGGCCGTGTCGGCTGATCCGGATTATGCCGGTGGTTACGCAAACCTGGGGCGCCTGCATTTTCTGAACAACCAGTTTGAGGCAGCGGTGTCCCAGTACCGTAAAGCCGCAGCATTGCTCCATGGCCCGGCAAAGGCAGAGATTCTGGTTAGTTTGGGCAATGCCCTGAACTACCTGGAACAAAGGGAAGAGGCGAGGAAGGTACTCGAAGAGGCTCTGTCCATCACTCCGGGGCATCCGTGGGCGCACAAGCAGCTGGGCCATATTCTCATGGTGCTCAAGCAACTGCCGGAATCCATGGATCATCTGAATAAGGCTTTAGAGGCCTTGCCTGATGATGCGGATATATATACCTGGCTGGGAAAGGTGCTCTGTGACCAGGGATTCGTGGAGGACTCCGTTCAACATCTGAAGGCAGCGCTTGATATCACACCGGATCACATATATTTGCGGGGTATGGCCATATTCACCATGAACTACCTTCCCGGCATCAGTGGTGAGGCGCTCTATAACGAGCACCTGGATTATGCCGATCGTTTCTGCAAGCCTTTTTATCCGAAGCAGCCTGTATATGCCAATACGCCTGAACCTGAGCGGAGACTTCGGGTCGGTTATGTATCTTCAGACTTCAGAACGCATCCTGTTTCCGTTTTTCTGGAGCCTTTGTTGGAACAGCATGATCGAAACAGGTTCGAGATCCACTGTTTTTACAACAACCGGCGCATTGACGGGATAACCACGAGACTGAAAAAACTGTCTGACCGGTGGCATGAGATTGCTGACAGGGACGATGAAGCCGTTGCCAGCCTGATCAAAAGCGAGGGGATCGATATCCTGGTGGATCTGAATGGATTGACTGATGGGCACAGGTTGCTGGTGTTTGCCAGAAAACCTGCGCCCATACAGATGACCTGGTTGGGATATCTGGGAACCACGGGATTGCAAACCATGGACTACCGGATATGTGATCGATTCACAGATCCTCCCGGGCTGACGGAAAAGTTCCACACGGAAATCCTGCTCAGGATGCCGGATTCCCAGTGGTGCTACCGCTGTTATGAAGAGTTGCCTCCTGTTGGTCCACAACCCATGGATAGCAATGGTTACCCGCTGTTGGGGTCGTTCAATAATGTCGCCAAGCTCAATGATGAGGTACTGGAACTTTGGGCGCAGATATTGAACAGGCTGCCCCATGCCAAAATTGCGTTCGCCGGCATTCCCGAAGGATACGCGCGAGAACGGATTCTGAAGAAAATGGGCGGTGCCGGTATTGTTCCGGAGCGCATCGGGTTTCTCCATCGGGTATCCTACAGGGAATACCTTGCAGCTATATCCAAGGTGGATATTGCGCTGGACCCTTTTCCCTATAATGGTGGAACCACCTCTGTGGATACGTTGGTCATGGGGGTTCCATTGGTTTCCCTGGAGGGTGGCCATTCCATTGCCCGTGGTGGTTGCAGTCTTTTGTCGAATCTGGGGTTGCAGGAGCTACTGGCCGCAAACAAGGATGAATATATCGAAAAGGCGTGCAGGTTGGTGGGCTCTCCAGACTATCTGCGCGAGCTCCGCAGAACCCTTCGGGAACGGGTCGAGGCTTCGCCGCTGATGGATAGTATTCGGTTTACCATGGCTTTGGAGGAGAACTATCGCCGTTGCTGGGTATCCTGGTGCAATAAATAA
- a CDS encoding class I SAM-dependent methyltransferase, with protein MQGSVLDPDFLKSLGTFDITYSWGVLHHTGDMWRALENIVIPVAEDGRLFIAIYNDQGFKSRLWKKVKRAYCRNSISRTLISTIFYPYLFLRTAASSLVSKKNLFTGYRKKRGMSIVHDWRDWLGGYPFEVATTTEIFNFYNSRGFILTRLESSCGLGNNQFVFHFQPAALKPLQISSNRSP; from the coding sequence ATGCAGGGTTCCGTACTGGATCCGGACTTTCTGAAAAGTCTTGGAACATTCGACATAACCTATTCCTGGGGCGTGCTACACCATACGGGAGATATGTGGCGCGCATTGGAAAACATCGTCATTCCTGTGGCAGAAGATGGTCGGTTGTTCATCGCCATATACAACGACCAGGGTTTCAAGTCTCGCTTATGGAAAAAAGTAAAGCGCGCCTATTGCCGGAACAGCATTTCAAGGACATTGATTTCAACCATTTTCTATCCTTACCTGTTCCTGAGAACTGCTGCGTCCAGCCTGGTCAGCAAAAAGAACCTGTTTACCGGATACCGCAAGAAGCGGGGAATGTCCATAGTCCACGACTGGCGGGACTGGCTTGGCGGGTATCCGTTCGAGGTGGCCACTACGACAGAGATATTCAACTTTTACAATAGCCGGGGCTTTATCCTTACACGGCTGGAAAGCAGTTGCGGCCTCGGCAACAACCAGTTTGTATTTCATTTTCAACCGGCAGCACTCAAACCCCTGCAGATTTCCAGCAACCGCTCTCCATAA
- a CDS encoding integrase core domain-containing protein — translation MFTSSRYTATVKAYGLTQEFIMPCSPEQNGMIERFIRTLKEECVWHYHFPPVSA, via the coding sequence GTGTTTACTTCCAGCCGCTATACGGCCACAGTCAAGGCATATGGGCTGACCCAAGAGTTCATCATGCCGTGCAGCCCGGAACAGAACGGCATGATCGAACGGTTCATCCGTACCCTGAAGGAAGAATGTGTATGGCATTATCACTTTCCCCCTGTGTCAGCATAG
- a CDS encoding glycosyltransferase family 4 protein: MERLMLEASRYLLTAGDLAVLAPQGAGEQAPAGAQVHELASNPTWRMLLGTAWRGRQISRAFMPDLVLASSGLMAPAAYIAARQRKLPYAIFVHGLDIVYPHPVYQRLFLPAIRRANQVIANSSYTAELARAKGISGDRLQILHPGVQTRLDAASAEEIEQFRRKNDLDGTLLLSVGRLTPRKGLAEFVDRSLPGILEAVPDALLVIVGEDATQALGQGVARDAIIAAARRRGVSDHIRFLGKLPEASLQLAWQASQLHVFPIRAIPGDVEGFGMVAMEAAARGLWTIAFSVGGVVDAVSPGQSGVLVAQNDYEGFSRAVVEALSGENVKHPEQARQYAQGFDWSRYGERLLEICRGLSAAG; this comes from the coding sequence ATCGAGCGCCTGATGCTGGAAGCCAGCAGGTATTTGCTGACTGCCGGAGATCTTGCTGTTCTGGCTCCCCAGGGTGCGGGGGAACAGGCTCCTGCAGGTGCGCAAGTCCACGAGCTTGCCTCGAACCCCACTTGGCGAATGCTGTTGGGCACTGCATGGCGAGGCCGGCAAATCTCCCGGGCTTTCATGCCGGATCTGGTGTTGGCTTCCAGCGGCCTGATGGCTCCTGCGGCCTATATTGCTGCAAGGCAGCGTAAACTTCCTTACGCTATCTTTGTACATGGTCTGGATATCGTCTATCCCCATCCCGTATACCAGCGTTTGTTTCTGCCGGCGATACGCCGAGCGAACCAGGTCATTGCAAACAGCAGTTATACCGCAGAGCTTGCACGTGCCAAGGGTATATCCGGTGATCGGTTGCAGATCCTTCATCCAGGCGTGCAGACCCGCCTTGATGCAGCTTCTGCAGAGGAAATTGAGCAGTTTCGCCGGAAGAATGATCTGGATGGTACATTGCTGTTGTCGGTGGGCCGTCTTACCCCCAGAAAGGGTTTGGCCGAGTTTGTAGATCGGTCGCTGCCAGGAATCCTGGAGGCAGTTCCTGATGCATTGCTGGTGATCGTAGGGGAAGATGCGACACAGGCTTTAGGGCAAGGTGTCGCCAGGGATGCCATTATCGCAGCAGCAAGACGGCGGGGGGTGTCTGATCATATCCGGTTTCTTGGAAAGCTCCCGGAAGCGTCCCTGCAACTGGCCTGGCAGGCATCTCAGCTGCATGTTTTTCCGATAAGAGCCATACCTGGTGATGTGGAGGGGTTCGGTATGGTAGCCATGGAAGCTGCGGCGCGTGGTTTGTGGACCATCGCTTTTTCAGTAGGAGGCGTTGTCGATGCAGTATCACCGGGTCAGTCCGGGGTGCTGGTGGCACAGAATGACTATGAAGGCTTCTCCCGAGCGGTTGTGGAAGCATTGTCCGGGGAAAACGTAAAACACCCGGAACAGGCCAGGCAATATGCGCAAGGTTTTGATTGGAGTCGTTATGGAGAGCGGTTGCTGGAAATCTGCAGGGGTTTGAGTGCTGCCGGTTGA
- a CDS encoding right-handed parallel beta-helix repeat-containing protein, with product MIYNTLILLILLSTTSASWAVSVPNRGERFFDTPERFNRYYTDPGYSPAHILHVSPTGNGDGTAGNPMSVTSAFNQVTAGEEIRFHPGDYAGCWALDSDSSGTYDAPIVLKADPGVTVNCCSSGRATCFNLEYADYVAVDGFTLVGGDYGVRAVGGYYTNEHQKGVAILNNHVRDQYRDPIFSGGSDWIVVDNNVAHGAGDGDGHGIYLSNGSDWMIARNNEVYDNSNSDFQINADPLSTCEDEGIAFDDPLCDGSARNGLGQGVSEFILVENNYFHDGQAQGPNLTSVRNSVFRNNIVGLYQLHGTSFWQETDNPNLGSSNNLIAHNLFIGESTWDHVLQFVYDSTGNTVQNNVFLGISRSGTSVSANNNVLLVQQDDSTEGHNNFSGNYFSGGYFEQFEPSATDQHNTNFSTSWYENFPVSGMVADTGFRPTSSAPFLETGNLLSDVPVDRAGSLRLDPPDLGPWQVTDAGSGQTIMKDGFE from the coding sequence ATGATATACAACACACTGATTTTACTTATTTTATTATCCACCACCAGTGCCAGTTGGGCCGTCAGTGTGCCCAATCGGGGAGAGCGCTTCTTTGATACACCAGAACGTTTCAACCGCTATTACACCGACCCCGGCTATTCCCCTGCGCACATCCTCCATGTCAGTCCCACTGGCAACGGGGACGGTACGGCGGGCAACCCCATGTCTGTAACCAGCGCCTTCAATCAGGTCACCGCTGGCGAGGAAATCCGCTTTCATCCGGGAGACTATGCCGGTTGCTGGGCCCTGGACAGCGATTCCTCCGGAACCTATGACGCGCCCATTGTGCTGAAGGCCGATCCTGGTGTTACGGTGAACTGTTGCAGCAGTGGCCGTGCCACCTGTTTCAACCTTGAGTACGCAGACTATGTCGCCGTAGATGGCTTTACTCTGGTCGGTGGTGACTACGGCGTACGCGCGGTTGGCGGGTATTACACCAATGAACACCAGAAAGGCGTCGCCATCCTCAACAACCACGTCAGAGACCAGTACCGGGACCCCATCTTTTCAGGCGGTTCGGACTGGATAGTAGTGGACAATAACGTCGCCCACGGCGCTGGCGACGGCGACGGGCATGGCATCTATCTGTCCAATGGCAGTGACTGGATGATCGCCAGAAACAACGAGGTGTATGACAACTCCAACTCGGATTTCCAGATCAACGCTGATCCCCTGAGTACCTGCGAGGACGAGGGGATCGCCTTTGATGATCCCTTGTGCGACGGCAGCGCCAGAAACGGTCTGGGTCAGGGCGTATCCGAATTCATCCTGGTGGAGAACAACTACTTCCATGATGGCCAGGCCCAGGGCCCCAATCTGACCTCGGTAAGAAACTCGGTGTTCCGTAACAATATCGTTGGCTTGTATCAGCTCCATGGCACCAGTTTCTGGCAGGAGACCGACAACCCCAACCTGGGTTCGAGCAACAATCTCATCGCCCATAATCTGTTTATCGGCGAAAGCACCTGGGACCATGTACTGCAGTTCGTTTATGACTCCACCGGCAATACCGTGCAAAACAACGTTTTCCTGGGCATCTCACGCTCAGGCACCAGTGTGAGCGCAAACAACAACGTATTGCTGGTGCAGCAGGACGATTCCACCGAAGGACACAACAATTTTTCCGGCAACTACTTCTCCGGCGGCTATTTCGAGCAGTTCGAGCCTTCAGCCACGGACCAGCACAACACCAACTTCAGTACCAGCTGGTACGAAAACTTCCCGGTCAGCGGCATGGTGGCAGACACGGGTTTCAGGCCCACCAGCAGCGCCCCCTTCCTGGAAACCGGCAATCTTCTGAGCGATGTGCCAGTGGACAGGGCCGGCAGTCTGCGGCTGGATCCACCCGATCTCGGCCCCTGGCAGGTTACTGATGCCGGCAGCGGCCAAACCATTATGAAGGACGGATTCGAATAA
- a CDS encoding class I SAM-dependent methyltransferase produces MSDAQHEIRQGIRFAFGDNWRAFLNTLDEDKILEAEKSLQDMLQVQDLKGKTFLDAGCGSGLFSLAARRLGARVTSFDFDPASVACAETLRQRYFAETLE; encoded by the coding sequence ATGTCTGACGCACAGCATGAAATCCGGCAGGGAATCCGTTTTGCTTTTGGAGACAATTGGCGTGCATTTCTCAATACACTGGACGAAGACAAAATCCTGGAAGCGGAGAAGTCTCTTCAGGATATGCTTCAGGTGCAGGATCTGAAGGGGAAAACCTTTCTGGATGCAGGCTGCGGTAGTGGCCTGTTTTCTCTTGCTGCCCGGCGCCTTGGGGCCAGGGTTACCTCTTTTGATTTTGATCCCGCCTCCGTTGCCTGCGCGGAAACCCTGCGCCAGCGTTACTTTGCTGAGACTCTGGAATAG
- a CDS encoding mannose-1-phosphate guanylyltransferase/mannose-6-phosphate isomerase — protein MIPVILSGGSGTRLWPVSRKTHPKQFWPLVSDLSLLQMTCQRLQGYAGIQPPIVVCNSEHRFFVAHQLEEMGQQDAAILLEPVGRNTAPAIAVAALHARRNGNDPVMLVLPSDHLISDPDSFYRSLEEAEGLSAEGYLVTFGVVPNRVETGYGYIKAGSKLSEDMDACSIDRFVEKPALAEATSFVESGAYYWNSGMFMFRASRFLDELERFSPDIFSGAKAAYDGSTRDLDFIRLDEAPFAGIPGNSVDYAVMEHTDKGVVVPLDAGWSDVGSWSSLWELGEKDGFGNVTRGDVLALDSENCYLHSDGRLLAVIGVHDLVVVDTPDVVMIAQRDFSQRVGELVSELDDVQRQETDVHTIVHRPWGCFQGIDRDERYRVKRISVRPGARLSLQMHHHRAEHWIVVKGTARVTCGDKTFLLSENESTYIPVGEKHCLENPGIVPLDLIEIQSGSYLGEDDIVRFEDLYGRET, from the coding sequence ATGATACCGGTTATTCTTTCTGGTGGATCCGGAACCCGGCTGTGGCCGGTTTCCAGGAAGACGCATCCCAAGCAGTTCTGGCCGCTGGTATCGGATCTGAGTCTGCTGCAAATGACTTGCCAGCGCCTGCAAGGCTATGCCGGCATTCAGCCGCCAATCGTTGTCTGCAATTCGGAACATCGTTTTTTTGTGGCCCATCAGCTTGAGGAGATGGGGCAGCAGGATGCCGCTATTTTACTGGAACCCGTCGGACGAAATACCGCACCTGCTATAGCGGTGGCTGCTTTGCATGCCCGGCGTAATGGGAATGATCCAGTGATGCTGGTGTTGCCATCAGATCACCTGATCAGTGATCCGGACAGTTTCTATCGTAGCCTCGAAGAGGCCGAGGGCCTGTCAGCAGAAGGGTATCTGGTCACTTTCGGTGTTGTTCCCAACCGTGTGGAAACCGGTTATGGCTATATCAAGGCCGGATCAAAGCTCAGCGAGGATATGGATGCCTGCTCTATCGATCGGTTTGTGGAGAAACCTGCCCTGGCTGAAGCAACGAGCTTCGTAGAGAGCGGAGCATATTACTGGAACAGTGGGATGTTCATGTTCCGGGCTTCCCGGTTTCTCGATGAACTGGAAAGGTTTTCTCCGGACATATTTTCCGGAGCAAAGGCTGCCTACGACGGAAGCACCCGGGATCTGGATTTCATTCGTCTGGATGAAGCCCCTTTTGCCGGCATTCCTGGCAACTCGGTGGACTATGCCGTAATGGAGCATACAGACAAGGGGGTGGTCGTACCGCTTGATGCGGGATGGAGTGATGTCGGTTCCTGGTCTTCTCTTTGGGAATTGGGAGAAAAGGATGGTTTCGGCAATGTGACCCGTGGGGATGTTCTGGCTCTGGATTCGGAAAACTGTTATTTGCACTCTGATGGTCGGCTGCTTGCTGTTATCGGTGTCCATGACCTGGTCGTTGTGGATACCCCCGATGTGGTGATGATTGCCCAACGTGATTTTTCCCAGCGAGTGGGAGAACTGGTGAGCGAACTGGATGATGTGCAAAGACAGGAAACCGATGTTCATACCATAGTGCATCGCCCTTGGGGTTGCTTCCAGGGCATAGACCGGGATGAGCGGTACCGGGTGAAGCGGATTTCCGTCAGGCCCGGGGCCAGATTGTCTCTGCAAATGCATCACCATCGTGCTGAACACTGGATAGTAGTGAAAGGAACGGCAAGAGTAACCTGTGGTGACAAGACATTTCTGCTTTCGGAGAATGAGTCAACCTATATTCCCGTGGGAGAAAAGCACTGCCTGGAAAATCCGGGAATTGTTCCCCTGGACCTTATAGAGATTCAGTCGGGAAGCTATCTGGGAGAGGATGATATCGTGCGTTTTGAAGATCTCTATGGCAGAGAGACCTAG